One region of Azoarcus sp. CIB genomic DNA includes:
- a CDS encoding type II secretion system protein, giving the protein MPPDARERGFTYIGALVLVVLMSLALVGTMQLWSTASLRARERELLWVGSQYARALRLYYENSPEVKRFPQRLEDLLTDQRSPTPRHYLRRLYADPITRSTDWGLIRGTDGGIVGVFSQSRDTPLKRGRFPPEWSEFEGMESYADWQFVAERAFSTTAAQAGANVKPGPTGAPAVAIDPRQSVIDAARAPRPAPTVSPFQLTR; this is encoded by the coding sequence GTGCCGCCGGACGCACGTGAGCGCGGCTTCACCTACATCGGCGCGCTGGTGCTGGTGGTGCTGATGTCGCTGGCGCTGGTGGGCACCATGCAGCTGTGGTCCACGGCCAGCCTGCGCGCCCGCGAACGCGAGCTGCTGTGGGTCGGCTCGCAGTACGCGCGCGCGCTGCGCCTGTACTACGAGAACTCGCCGGAGGTGAAGCGCTTCCCGCAGCGCCTGGAGGACCTGCTCACCGACCAGCGCAGCCCGACGCCGCGCCACTACCTGCGCCGCCTGTACGCCGACCCCATCACGCGCAGCACCGACTGGGGGCTGATCCGCGGCACGGACGGCGGCATCGTCGGCGTCTTCAGCCAGTCGCGCGACACGCCGCTCAAGCGCGGCCGCTTTCCGCCCGAGTGGTCGGAATTCGAAGGGATGGAAAGCTATGCGGACTGGCAGTTCGTCGCCGAACGCGCCTTCAGCACCACGGCCGCGCAGGCCGGTGCGAATGTGAAACCGGGGCCGACCGGCGCCCCGGCGGTCGCCATCGACCCGCGCCAGAGCGTGATCGACGCCGCCCGCGCACCGCGCCCGGCGCCGACCGTGTCGCCCTTCCAGCTGACGCGCTGA
- a CDS encoding CaiB/BaiF CoA-transferase family protein translates to MPSALSHIRVLDLSRILAGPWCSQMLADLGADVIKVERPGTGDDTRGWGPPWLKDESGADTDVAAYYLCANRNKRSVTIDITCAAGQDLVRRLAAESDVVIENFKVGGLKQYGLDYASLRAINPRLVYCSVTGFGQDGPYAPRAGYDFLIQGLGGLMSITGRPDGEEGGGPMKAGVALTDILTGLYASNAILAALAWRDRSGEGQYIDLALLDVQVACLANQAANYLATGRSPARLGNAHPNIVPYQDFPTADGYMILAIGNDGQFARFCAEAGRPELAGDPRFATNAERVRHRATLIPLLKQLTVLRSTAEWIAALESLAVPCGPINTLADVFADPQVHARGLKVTIPHPVAGTVPLVANPMKLSATPPDYRLPPPMLGEHTDEILATTLGLRDAEIEQLRMDGVV, encoded by the coding sequence ATGCCGAGCGCTCTTTCGCACATCCGCGTACTGGACCTTTCGCGCATCCTGGCGGGCCCGTGGTGCAGCCAGATGCTCGCCGACCTGGGCGCCGACGTGATCAAGGTCGAGCGCCCCGGCACGGGCGACGATACGCGCGGCTGGGGACCGCCGTGGTTGAAGGACGAGTCGGGCGCGGACACCGACGTCGCCGCCTACTACCTGTGCGCGAACCGCAACAAGCGTTCGGTCACGATCGACATCACGTGCGCCGCGGGCCAGGACCTCGTGAGGCGGCTTGCGGCCGAATCCGACGTCGTGATCGAGAACTTCAAGGTCGGCGGGCTCAAACAGTACGGGCTCGATTACGCGTCGCTCCGGGCGATCAACCCCCGCCTCGTGTATTGCTCGGTAACCGGCTTCGGCCAGGACGGCCCCTACGCGCCGCGGGCCGGTTACGACTTCCTGATCCAGGGCCTGGGCGGGCTGATGAGCATCACCGGCCGCCCCGACGGCGAGGAAGGCGGCGGGCCGATGAAGGCGGGCGTGGCGCTGACCGACATTCTCACCGGGCTGTACGCGTCGAACGCGATCCTCGCTGCGCTGGCCTGGCGCGACAGGAGCGGCGAAGGGCAGTACATCGACCTCGCCCTGCTCGACGTGCAGGTCGCCTGCCTGGCCAACCAGGCGGCCAACTATCTCGCCACCGGCCGCTCGCCCGCAAGGCTGGGCAATGCGCATCCGAACATCGTGCCGTATCAGGACTTCCCCACTGCCGACGGCTACATGATCCTTGCGATCGGCAACGACGGGCAGTTCGCCCGCTTCTGCGCCGAAGCAGGCCGGCCGGAACTGGCCGGCGACCCGCGTTTTGCGACCAATGCGGAACGAGTCAGGCACCGCGCCACGCTGATCCCGCTACTGAAGCAGCTCACGGTGCTGCGCAGCACCGCGGAGTGGATCGCCGCGCTGGAGTCGCTTGCCGTGCCCTGCGGCCCGATCAATACGCTGGCCGACGTCTTCGCCGACCCGCAGGTGCATGCGCGCGGCCTGAAGGTGACGATTCCGCACCCGGTCGCGGGCACGGTGCCGCTGGTGGCGAATCCGATGAAGCTGTCGGCGACGCCGCCGGATTACCGCCTTCCGCCCCCCATGCTCGGCGAGCATACCGACGAGATCCTTGCGACGACGCTCGGCTTGCGGGACGCGGAGATCGAGCAGCTCCGGATGGACGGCGTGGTCTGA